One part of the bacterium genome encodes these proteins:
- a CDS encoding AI-2E family transporter, producing the protein KSIDNLLRPRLVGRDTQMHELLILLGTLGGLALFGAAGFIAGPILAALFVTIWEIYGVAFADLLREPEPAAPDPAASASPPAELAPEQHKP; encoded by the coding sequence AAAAGCATCGACAACCTGCTGCGGCCCCGGCTGGTCGGCCGCGACACGCAGATGCACGAGCTGCTCATCCTGCTCGGCACCCTGGGCGGCCTCGCCCTCTTCGGCGCCGCCGGCTTCATCGCGGGGCCCATCCTGGCGGCGCTCTTCGTGACGATCTGGGAGATCTACGGGGTCGCCTTCGCGGACCTGCTCAGGGAGCCCGAGCCGGCGGCGCCTGACCCTGCGGCCTCCGCCTCCCCGCCCGCCGAGCTGGCGCCCGAGCAGCACAAACCCTGA